A region from the Bacillus sp. Marseille-P3661 genome encodes:
- a CDS encoding pre-peptidase C-terminal domain-containing protein, which yields MLKSIKIGKFSLKLLVLLVFSFFLVSSSSFASSEVTIMASKEPSMLSLDDWTQTDAYVNVGDQISLTVSGSITYGLEGDLGFSPLVNADGTRSNPDNNSETFEPKYDSNAFYPQFPVGSLVGVIALGNSISDPFLVTTDTYTSQSEGYLVLTVNDAIGSYEDNTGSFSIIIDLIPENQEDPVDPSDPENPGDSEDPTPTITAMVSGHLDDFNPEDWYKVELQEDGAIKFDITTDSTNSNSNWNLTFYDSDQTTALNSTGGWFYDTSVKTTGHDHLKAGTYYVQVYRVNGFGSYSLTPTLTPLTDKDPELNDSADLAITMVDQENYRGYLGYTSLGDSDLEDWYKVTLNEDGELRINVTTESPNSNSYWSLNLFDVDRQTILSGTGGWFYDPSLKWAVHNHLKAGTYYVQIKADAGYGAYTISPTVTTLPDKDLEPNDTLENAITMISSGNYKGYLGYSSLGDVDLEDWYKIELNGDGELQFSVSSQSPDSNSNWSAHLYDADKNTLITSSGGWFYDTSPKLFGHNHLKAGTYYVQLKRDAGYGSYILTPTATPLTDNDEEINDSAVEALLMTQNQVYKGYLGYTSSGITDSDDWYKIQLDEDSNLQMTVTTGSPDGNSNWTANLYDPNLQSIINFTGGWFYDPSPKTFGHTHLKAGTYYVQLKLNAGYGTYTLSPSVTPLADNDLEVNDNAESAIPMGPNQSYQGYLGNTDAHSTDTEDWYVLNIAEGSDLTLNITSGSLDGNAYLNLILYEQDKTTAIANVGQYFNGGNQTVEKNLLPAGIYYAKVMLHSGYGSYKLTGTFMQGQIVDPELETDINGDGLVDIYDIVEVAKAKSNLLKQIIQDYGK from the coding sequence ATGCTTAAAAGTATTAAAATAGGTAAATTTTCATTAAAATTATTGGTTTTATTAGTCTTTAGTTTCTTTTTAGTTTCAAGTTCTTCTTTTGCATCTTCAGAAGTGACCATTATGGCATCGAAGGAGCCTTCAATGCTGTCTTTGGATGATTGGACTCAGACAGATGCCTACGTCAATGTTGGTGACCAAATTAGCTTAACTGTGAGTGGAAGCATTACCTATGGATTAGAAGGCGATTTAGGTTTTAGCCCCTTGGTTAATGCAGATGGAACTCGATCCAATCCAGATAATAACAGTGAGACTTTTGAACCAAAATATGACTCAAATGCTTTTTATCCTCAATTTCCGGTTGGTTCTCTTGTTGGTGTTATCGCACTAGGAAATTCAATTTCAGACCCTTTTTTAGTAACAACTGACACATACACTTCTCAGTCTGAAGGATATCTTGTTTTAACGGTAAATGATGCGATTGGCTCTTATGAGGACAACACAGGATCATTTTCAATTATTATTGATTTAATACCTGAAAATCAGGAAGATCCGGTTGATCCAAGCGATCCCGAAAACCCAGGAGATTCTGAAGATCCAACTCCTACTATCACAGCAATGGTTTCAGGCCATTTAGATGATTTCAATCCAGAAGATTGGTATAAAGTCGAACTCCAAGAAGATGGCGCAATAAAATTTGACATTACTACAGATAGTACAAATTCAAACAGTAACTGGAATTTAACTTTTTATGACTCGGATCAAACAACAGCACTAAATTCTACAGGGGGCTGGTTTTACGATACATCGGTCAAAACAACCGGACATGATCATTTAAAGGCTGGTACTTATTATGTGCAAGTTTATCGTGTAAATGGTTTTGGTTCATACAGTTTAACACCTACATTAACACCACTAACAGATAAAGATCCTGAATTAAATGATTCTGCTGATCTCGCCATTACGATGGTCGACCAAGAAAATTATCGCGGGTATTTAGGTTATACTAGCTTAGGAGATTCTGATCTAGAAGACTGGTATAAAGTAACGCTTAACGAAGATGGTGAGTTACGCATAAATGTAACAACTGAAAGCCCTAATAGTAATTCCTATTGGTCACTTAATTTATTTGATGTAGATCGTCAAACCATTTTATCTGGAACCGGGGGCTGGTTTTATGATCCATCCCTTAAGTGGGCAGTTCATAATCATTTAAAAGCTGGAACATATTACGTTCAGATAAAAGCAGATGCTGGCTACGGAGCCTATACAATTTCTCCAACTGTAACAACTTTACCAGATAAGGATTTAGAGCCAAATGATACACTAGAAAACGCAATTACTATGATTAGTAGTGGAAATTACAAAGGTTACTTAGGTTATTCAAGTTTAGGAGATGTTGATTTAGAAGATTGGTATAAAATTGAATTAAACGGTGATGGTGAATTACAATTTTCCGTTTCTTCTCAAAGCCCAGATAGTAATTCAAATTGGTCTGCACATTTATATGATGCAGATAAAAATACTTTAATAACTTCTAGTGGCGGTTGGTTTTATGATACATCGCCAAAGTTGTTTGGACATAATCACTTAAAAGCAGGAACTTATTATGTCCAGTTGAAACGAGATGCCGGTTATGGTTCCTATATACTGACACCAACCGCTACTCCGTTAACTGATAACGATGAAGAAATTAACGATAGTGCAGTTGAGGCCTTATTAATGACACAGAACCAAGTTTATAAAGGGTACCTAGGTTATACAAGTTCAGGTATAACTGATTCGGATGATTGGTATAAAATCCAACTAGATGAAGATAGCAATCTGCAAATGACCGTAACTACTGGCAGCCCGGACGGTAATTCGAATTGGACGGCAAATTTGTATGACCCCAATTTACAATCAATAATCAATTTTACTGGTGGCTGGTTTTACGATCCTTCACCGAAGACATTTGGTCACACTCACTTAAAGGCTGGAACCTATTATGTACAGCTAAAATTAAATGCAGGGTACGGCACATATACACTTAGCCCTTCTGTTACCCCTTTAGCTGACAATGACTTAGAAGTGAATGATAACGCAGAAAGTGCTATACCCATGGGACCTAATCAAAGTTATCAAGGGTATTTAGGTAACACCGACGCTCATTCAACAGACACTGAAGATTGGTATGTTTTAAATATTGCAGAAGGCAGTGACTTAACTCTTAATATCACATCAGGCAGCCTTGATGGCAATGCCTATCTAAATTTAATATTGTATGAGCAAGATAAAACAACAGCTATAGCAAATGTCGGACAATACTTTAACGGCGGAAATCAAACGGTTGAAAAGAATCTTTTGCCTGCTGGTATATATTACGCAAAAGTAATGTTACACAGTGGATATGGATCATATAAATTAACCGGAACATTTATGCAAGGCCAAATTGTTGATCCCGAATTAGAAACCGATATTAACGGTGATGGGTTAGTTGATATTTATGATATTGTAGAAGTTGCAAAAGCAAAAAGCAACCTGCTTAAACAAATAATTCAGGACTATGGGAAGTAA
- a CDS encoding NUDIX hydrolase — MGYIEEIRQKVGQLPLILNSSGIIIKNDNNEILLQYRKDTHNWGLPGGYMEPGETYEETIIRELKEEMGIKVGTLSLLKIFSGREFFHKYPNGDQVYSVMAIYVANEIIGELKADQNEISEIKFFSLDALPKEMTATTQEILGFYINHKNDEGIFH; from the coding sequence ATGGGCTATATAGAAGAAATCAGGCAGAAGGTAGGACAGCTGCCGCTTATTTTGAACTCCTCAGGTATTATAATTAAAAATGATAATAATGAAATTTTACTGCAATATCGTAAAGATACACACAACTGGGGATTACCTGGTGGATATATGGAACCTGGGGAAACCTACGAGGAGACCATTATACGAGAGCTTAAAGAAGAAATGGGAATAAAGGTGGGGACGCTATCTCTTCTTAAAATATTTTCAGGGCGCGAGTTCTTTCACAAGTATCCTAACGGTGATCAGGTATATAGTGTCATGGCTATTTATGTTGCCAACGAGATAATAGGTGAATTGAAAGCCGATCAAAATGAAATTAGTGAAATAAAATTTTTCAGCTTAGACGCTTTGCCAAAGGAAATGACAGCGACAACACAGGAGATATTGGGATTTTACATAAATCACAAAAACGATGAGGGGATTTTTCATTGA
- a CDS encoding YecA family protein — protein MLKIGRNDLCYCGSGKKYKKCCLSQVSKTSQLQLEDEVVDIQSDVFRFAFSNNQFKQIVQENFNKYSPQKDMEETFYFFVALWTLMTCKIFDGSTALKTYMNTSRKHVSPKINEIIDSWVEHSPSMVRVDEIKDRKLWVRDIFTNQSKEIKLIDKLTETPTEGSLAFGFIVPFVDDISIFFTSALTFEDNLANDIERIVHNKFKQSHREFGYSNHSLFLQEEYLNLLDIFMSDELLQSPPQESKEEDLDEQSSDVESLFLEKLKDDDASAEVMEAGSFLWYQYCLKKKPVIKNKKIYAAALHYILLDKALNENRLTQKEAAALYHASVGSVSSRSREMATVLEKELKEYKF, from the coding sequence ATGCTAAAGATCGGAAGAAACGATCTATGTTATTGTGGAAGTGGTAAAAAATATAAAAAATGTTGTTTGAGTCAAGTTAGTAAGACCTCGCAATTGCAATTAGAAGACGAGGTTGTTGATATACAATCTGATGTATTTCGATTTGCTTTCTCAAATAACCAATTCAAACAAATTGTGCAGGAAAACTTTAATAAGTACTCTCCACAGAAGGATATGGAGGAGACGTTTTATTTTTTTGTTGCGTTGTGGACTCTAATGACTTGTAAAATATTTGATGGAAGTACAGCGCTTAAAACTTACATGAATACTAGTAGGAAACACGTAAGCCCAAAAATTAATGAGATTATTGATTCATGGGTTGAACACTCACCGTCTATGGTAAGGGTTGATGAGATCAAGGATAGAAAGCTTTGGGTACGAGATATTTTTACTAATCAATCTAAGGAAATAAAACTAATTGATAAGCTAACTGAAACACCAACAGAAGGATCTTTAGCATTTGGTTTTATTGTTCCATTTGTGGATGACATATCAATCTTTTTTACATCTGCCCTAACCTTTGAAGATAACCTTGCGAATGATATAGAGCGTATAGTTCATAATAAATTTAAACAGTCACATCGTGAATTTGGTTACAGTAATCATTCGTTATTTTTACAAGAAGAGTATTTAAATTTGTTAGATATATTTATGTCTGATGAATTACTGCAATCCCCACCTCAGGAAAGTAAAGAAGAAGATCTCGATGAACAAAGTTCAGATGTGGAATCTCTTTTTCTTGAAAAGCTTAAGGATGACGATGCGTCTGCTGAAGTAATGGAAGCAGGAAGTTTCCTATGGTATCAGTATTGTCTTAAGAAAAAACCTGTCATAAAAAATAAAAAAATATATGCGGCTGCACTCCATTATATATTATTAGACAAAGCTCTAAATGAAAATCGTCTAACACAAAAAGAGGCTGCTGCACTATATCATGCATCTGTTGGAAGTGTAAGCAGTCGTTCAAGAGAAATGGCTACCGTTCTTGAAAAAGAGCTTAAAGAATATAAATTTTAA
- a CDS encoding sigma-70 family RNA polymerase sigma factor has translation MVYTDYSIDEVLLQFGPMIWNQIKQLHIYRDQDEYFQLGLIGLWKAYNKFDSEKGVFPAFAQKAVKNELITQLRKESRIAQRYTATTADILEVMTSPVEENILERDRILSYCDELTEKQFKWVIQGIIENKRPSEIAEKEGVTVEQVKGWRRDALRKIRKNINEDYKVVHQANQSNDSRACWYLKDLTIK, from the coding sequence GTGGTTTATACCGACTACTCTATTGACGAGGTTTTATTACAATTTGGGCCAATGATTTGGAATCAAATTAAACAGTTGCACATTTACAGAGACCAAGATGAGTATTTCCAGTTAGGACTTATCGGATTATGGAAGGCATACAACAAGTTTGATTCAGAAAAAGGAGTATTTCCTGCTTTTGCCCAAAAAGCCGTTAAAAACGAACTGATTACTCAATTAAGAAAAGAAAGCCGGATTGCACAGCGTTACACAGCCACAACAGCGGACATTCTCGAAGTAATGACTTCCCCGGTGGAAGAAAATATATTGGAGCGAGATAGGATCTTATCCTATTGCGATGAACTGACAGAAAAACAATTCAAATGGGTAATCCAAGGGATTATAGAGAATAAAAGGCCAAGTGAAATCGCAGAAAAAGAAGGAGTAACAGTTGAACAGGTAAAAGGCTGGAGAAGGGATGCTCTAAGAAAGATCAGGAAGAACATCAATGAGGATTATAAGGTTGTACACCAAGCTAATCAATCAAATGATAGTAGAGCTTGTTGGTATTTGAAAGATCTTACGATTAAATGA